tgtgtgtgtgtgtgtgtgtgtgccagggtTTAGGTATCTTCTGAATGTCCAGCTGATGCGGACATGAATGTAAAGAATGAGCCGCAGTTtatgttttggtgtgtgtgggtgtgtgcgtgcatgtttgtgtgtacaaCAAGGACAACAGAAATAGTGTTGAATGGGACATGTTAGTATTTGAGGAGGAATTTAATAACTTACCTGCCCACAGCAGAAGTAGCTTTGGTTTAAAGGGACATGGGGAATATGCTGTGTCAGTTCTCCCAGTACATAATATATTTCATACTATACTACATcctcacaattttttttttcagagatgTACCAGTGTTCAGAGAAAGTTTATgggttcctgtgtgtgtctgtgtgcaaacGGACACATGGCTTCTACAGGAATAACCATGAGGTCCAGAGGCTCTGGTTTCACTGTTCCGATGAGCCGCATCTATAAATACCAACCTCCCCTTGTAGTGGCCCCCCAGCCAATCATAAAGTAGCTGTTGGCTACACGGCCAATTGCAGTCTTCTCACTCACCTTGTCTGCAAATTAGCCAGCAGCCACAGGGGCGGTGTAGCGAGAGCCTCTTGGCATGGCTGCGTGAAACGGAGAGTGACAGAAGGAGAGATGCCAGAGTCACATCGGAACGTTACATTCCTTGCATGAGTGCAAGGCAGAGCAGAGTGTTAGTTTACATTTctacatgtttatttgtatttgttgaacACGTATGAGACATGACACCACCAAGCTGTCATTTTATGGAGAGTTCCACCCACTGCATACTTTCTGTTGAGCATCAACAAACAAGTTCAGTTCAATTTTCTATCAGCCATTACAACACACACCAACTCATTTGCCTGTTGGCAATGATTTGGTTTGACCTCATCTCAATCATCAGTCCCTGGTGCTGATGTCGGCTGCTCCAGAAACCAGCAACAACTCTAGTGAAACCCATTCAAGCGTAGAATCTTTTAGTTTGGCTTCTCGTCCTGTCAGTTTTCGTAGAATCTTTTAGTTTGGCTTCTCGTCCTGTCAGTTTCTTTCACAATGGACTTCTGCAGCTAACATTTTTCTATGTGCAAGCAGGAAAAGTGTCTGGAGGTTATGCATACTGGCTCATCGGCAGGTCAACAAAGCCATTATGAATGTGAACAGATCCACAAGTGTTTCTCCTCTTATGAGTTAAAATATCAATTTTGAAAGGAGATGCTGTTGAATTAATGCGATGATTAAAGGTTGTTATGGCCTTTTCTGGTCAGCCAAATACTAATGGACATTAACCCTGCAACTCttatataatcataataattcTTTTGGGCTGCAATCAGTGATGTTATcattattgattttttaaaagtcaGAATATAAAATATCACTTCTGTAGCAGAAATATTTAGTTCcagatgaaaaagtcacaacatTGTTGCTgattaattttcattttctgttgatttatttatcgGTCAgctcaaatatttttttcctttgatGAGTCATGTTACTCAGATGAATATGACTGTTAAACTGTGACTGTCTTCATGCAGCTGCTTGTTGGTTTCTTGAAGGTGACCAGGGTCCAATAAATCATTAGATTTCATAGGAACCCACACACTGATGTGTTTATAGTGAACAAACCCCAAGGAAATGTGTTCCCAGAGTACAAGGAGCTCTCTAATAGCACTCATATGTTAACAAGCTTGAGAAGTACAAACCGGCAGAGCATGTGTGTAGCAGAGTGTCAGACCGTTGAAAAGAGCAAGATGTGCAAATGCACGGTGCAGGATAATTATAATAGTAGAGCTTTGAACTTTATAAAACAGCCGTTCAGCTCTCTAATTTCCCTCAAGGACCTTTTGTTTGACTAAATCGGAGAGAGCAGATCAAGAGGTCTTGTAACGCTGCCGTAGAAAAACCTCTCACCCTTCACTGATGCTCTCTGCTGTGAGAGTCAGCTGCACGATACAGTGTCTGGCTGCAGGTTGTTATGAGAACATGTTCGACATCGTATAGTCAGTGATATCAGTGATATCAGGGCTCCAGCTGTCATTCGACGTGATAATGATGCCAACAGCTTCTGCTATCGATGCTTGGAGCTGAGCTTGTGTCTAAGCTGGACGGATATCTTCTGGCTTTATCAGATCCTCATGTGTTGgacagactaacacacacacacacacacacacacacacacacacacacaaacacacacacacacacacacacacacacacacacactgcagacacagTAATAAATGATCCTCTACAGAGTTTAGAAGGCTGTCAGTGCCTTGTGATCGAGATAAGAGCAATTTTAAGCTGACACGCCATTTCAGCAAACTTTCAATGACCCACTATGAGCAtgaacactcacacacctcaTATTGTGGCACCAAGCTATGTCTGACAGGGTTTCTCTTTGGTGCTTTTTTACTATGCTGATACGTGTGTCATGTTGTGCAACATTTTATCCAGATTCTCGGTCAGcacaaagtaaaatgcaaaCTCAGCAACTTTCAAATGACATTTAGGTGTGAATATTTCACAGGAGGTTAAAATGTCTCTGACCTTTAAGACAGAATAGACATCCACCCAACTTTGATTTATTACCTCCATACATGTCATTGATTATAAGTGCAGAATGTTGTTAAGTagtttattcaaatgttaacTGTTCACTCTTATTAAGGACTGGTGGACACCATAGGACTGGATTTTACACCCAATTTACCTCTTCCAACATCGCAGGGGCATTCCCGATTAAAGGCCAGTCAGGGCCGATAATCTGCCCAAGTGGGAGGGATGCACAAAATAATCTGAATGCTACTGATTGTGTCGGAGCTTCCGTTTGATTCCAAGTCTCTGGAATCACtactttgaaatattttcaGACAAACAGCAAGTGTGTACATTCTGACATTTAGAATATGAAAAATCCCTTCAATCTTTCACTTTGTCTGTGGTTTctaatgtttttaaaactaaaaacagttGAATATCCTCCACTGTGCACCAGGCCTAAGCAATTTAAAGGAGGGAAGTTGAAGTCAAAAATGAAGATGAATATTGGTCGCGAGTAGTCAGAAAGTTGGAATGCAAGAAGTAATTTATCGTCAATTCAATGTGCCACTGCTTCAATGGTTAAGAAAATAAGATCTGTCTGCACAATATTTGTGAGAAATATCAAGGCCCCATTGGTGttcataacaaataaaaaaacattatgacAGAGGCTTCTGAGAAATTTTTATAATGCCAGAACATAcctcatttttattataaaggtCACACTGACAATGCCCCATAAATACTAAGAAAAAGCTTTACAAAACCTCTGATGACGTGTGTTCACACTAGATAAAAAGTAAACAGTGGAAAGACCGACAGTCCTGATCTCACTTCTGTTTCTGAGAAAGTTGCAGACCTTACGCGttaaacgtaaaaaaaacagctttgatCGTTCATGCTCAAAGACATTTCTGGTAGACTTTAAAGCTGTTTTAAACACAGATTAAATGactgtgaaatgtgaaacagtgatagtggtggtggtgatgaacTCACAGTAAATCATCACACAACTCTACATTTCTttttagcatctttcagctGGTTTCTTGGTTTTCTGTCCCATGATGACTTAACTTTGTTTTAGTTCACTATCACTGCTCCCATTGCATCATCAGCTACTCTGTGTTTGAAGATAACAGTGGAAAGCCTTTTGACTCAGGAGTTGGTCGAGACAAAACTCTAAGGACGTGAACTGATAAGCAAATTTCCATTACAATAAAGCTTAGTGATGATTCAAGCCGGACCTCTGTACGATTATTCAGCTTAACATCTAATAAATGCTGCGAAAGCAAAAATCCCTGAATACGCACTTAGTTTGAGGAggaaatttaaatgttaaatggaaGGGATGTAATATCCACTGATGGGGCAGTGCAGAGGCAGAACGTAGGGTcttcattctgctgcagagataacacacaaactctcttgatatctttgttgatgtgttgaacGTGTGTGGCTCAGTTTTTTCCCCTGGAGAttgtttgttctctttttcttttcattttttgtgtCCGTCgtgttagaagcgtcatcaactCCTAGTGAGTCCATCCACTCCTCTGGACTTATACCAGGAGGTCAGGTGGAGGTGTCCTCACATACACCTCCTCCGGAAAACTGTGGAGGAGCTCTGGGGTTCAGTGTGCATAAATAAAACGTTAAACTTGTTTCTTAAATTTCCCAGTGAACGGCTTTTCTGCTCCTCAGCTGTTTTGCTCTGTTATTATCAGCTAACTCAGTTCCACAAAACCAAAGATGATTTCACCAAAGCCCTGAGTAAGGCCTTACGTCGTGGCTGTCTTTTCAATGTCTCCATTATGTGACATTTTgatgtttcattcattttgttttcgcTGGTCTTGTGTTTTCCCAGCACCTACCTCTGTGTTGGCTTAATAGGCGAGAGGGTGGTGAATTGATAGATGTCTTATGTAACCTTTAGAAGAAAAGGTTGCTGCTGACTCAAAGAACATCCTCCCCTCTCCGGCAGCTTTCAGCGCCTCGATGAATATTGTTTGACCTTACgccaacattttcttttcctccataTTTCACCATTTGCTACAGTTTTTTCTTACTTCTGCCATCAGATGCACTGAACTTTATATTAAGATTAGTTGTTTTTTAACTGATTTTAACTGAGCTTAACTgatatttttatctttatttatctctgtgttcatatttaaagtgtttctctctctccctgtccacCTTCCAGGGGCGGGTGTTTTCTTCTTGTCCTGTTCAGAAGGAGAGCAGATCAGTTTCCTGTTTGACTGCATCGTCAGGGGTGTCACCCCCAGTAGGGCCCCACACGGCCTCCGACCTTCTCTgccaggtgaacacacacacacacacacacacacacacacacacacacacacacacacacacacacacacacacacacacacacacacacacacacacacacacacacaagttgttaACAGAATCCGTTGACTTTGTTAATAATACATATATGCCTACACAGAATTTAATTACGACCATGTCAGTTGATGAGAACTGAAATGATCAGTCCCATTGGTGTGTGAGTTGAGGACTTCCATGATAAAGGTTTACTACCTGTTTAGTGTGCATGTTTAGCATTCGTGTCGGGCGCCATGCTAACGGAAACAGCACATGCTTAAAGCCCCGAGAGTCACCGTGTGGATCAAGGGGTCGAGCCTTTGTGTGTGACCCTTGCGCTATTGTAACATACTGCTAATTTCATAGGCATTCCTGAGACCACAAAGAtggagacagatggtttggtgaCAGTCGGAAAGAGAAAAGTTGCGCAGGGCACATACCAAGGATCTGACATCTCTATGATGCCTTCgaatagacacagacacaagcacacTGGGAATGTGCGTTAACTGTACACATTGATATTCCTCAGGAGCTATTTTTAGTTTATGTGGTTTAAAATGGTAAGATATGAACATTACAGGTCAGCTTATAGACAAAACTATAACTTCAGAGTCAGTTATCTTATAAAGCTTTTATAGTATCTCACTATTTTTGACCTGGACCCAGTTTCCACATTCATTTCCATCACACTGATTGGTCTGGACTTTCCTGTCAGGTCTCTGTAGAATTATTTATGTCCTGCTATAGTCAGGGAGTTGTCCGCTGCTCTTCTGTAATGCAGAAGGTCAAAATCATCTCAAACCCTTCTTCTTCAACTCACTGATGTATCGCTCTCTTTCCCCAAACACTGAGTGGCTGCAGTCGTGGAACAAGACTAGATTTCCTTAAGATTTAGTGTAACTTAAAGGTACCACATGGGGCTTTTTTGGAAACTAAGAAAAGTGTTGTTTACATTCCCTTTCACTCTCTAAAAAACATTGTGTATGGAGAGCTAAATGCTAAATATAGTTTATCACTCTGCAGCGCTGACCACCTGGTCAAAGGAAATACGTTTCTGTAAACATGATGCCTTGTACCTCCACTCCTCTGTCCGTCCAGGCCATCCGCGTGAACGCAATGTTAGGAGTGGCTGGAAGGATTTTCAGATTTAGCACAAACGcacacttggactcaaagatgaaataTTTAGAGTTTGGTGatcgcaggtcaaaggtcactgtgacttgACAAAACACGTTTTGCCATAAGTCAAGAATATTGGACGACCAACTTTACCTCCTGAACCACAGCATCCGAGATGATGAGAAAATAACTTAATTTCGACTTCATTACATATGAGTTAGGATTTACACTTGATTGGTTGGTGGAGGTGAACGACTGTGAGGCGTGGGAATGTGTGTTGCATCAcctttgtgtgtccatgtgcaTCTGAGAACAAAAGGATATTAATTTATTCTCATTATGATCACATCCATCTAGCAACGCACTGACACAATGTGATTATGTTGGTTGTGAATCTCATACACTTCCTGTCTGGGAAAAACTGCTCAAATAGGAGTCAATGGTCTAATTAGTGTCAGGTAAGGGGCCCTTTAAGTTCCAACTGGACTAACAAATACTGATCCAGGCTGAAAATGAAAACTTCGGTTCCTCTGCCAGATTTCTTCTCTTGTCAGCCGACCTGCGTCCCTCTGCTCTGGGGCCCACTGCCCCCACCGATATCCAGTGCTGTGAAGCAGCTATAATTAGTGTGGACTAGCAACGTTAGCAAATGTTAGCTGACACCTCACATAGCATAGTGAAGAAACTCGGCATCTACATGCTAGCATTAGCTGCTGCGATCCAGAGGCAGAAATCCAAGAGGGGAGATTGTTGACAcctatacacacaaacaccctgaCCTACTGCGATGTGCTCACATAGCAAAACACACACCATGGAAGCCATGCCTCCCCCCTCACACTCAGCCGCCTCCAAACTATATAGCACAGCTTTAAGTGTGTAATTGGCTGGATTTTTACACTAAATTGATTTTCCCACAGACAGTTGAGAGCCTGTAACCTCCTGTGGGAAATGTTCAATTTACAAGCTGGAGAAACGGTTgatgacacattcacacacgagGCAGACGACTTAAAGACGCTCCTATAACTTCTGatgtttacatttgcacttacACACTAAACTGTTTCCAGGCCTGGTGCCGTGACATGGGTTTTACATAAAGACATTCTACCACACTTTCATTGTCTTGTGATTTCCAGAATAAATTGATAAtactacaataataatattttcaagaataaagttataatttaaGAGTATATGTCATAttaatctgtgttttattcAAAGAGGATTCATAGTTCCTCAAGAAACAATGTGATTGGTTCATGGTTTGGAACCAGAAGGAGTGGAACTGGGTTCTCCTTGCTGCTGATTCCTTATACATCTTATTTTCTTGATCTCTTAATTTAAGGaatttttcattaaattcaaACTTTTGCTGttaaaaatatgactttttttgttgttctcgTAATATTACAATTTCTCCAAATCTCTTAATCTTAAGGATTTTCTCCCTTCAACTTGGCTCTAATAATCGGTTGTAAATCATCACCATTACTTCAGtggatattttatttattaagtgCTAATTATTGTTATGCAACATATGTTATTATATTTAGTTAATAGTTTAGTTTTGCTAGTGTAGTGAATGGAGGTTCTGCAGTTCTTCAATTAACTATATACTTTTTATCCATGCTTTGATTATGTACATGAGCTTATATTATACAGATTTGACTATTTCATACACACAGCTCATCAGATGCATTAGATAAGCTCTCGATAAACATTGCCTTATATTTGATAGGGCTTTTAGTGTTTGCCATTCTAATGGTTATTATAGTAAAGGTTTTTGTGTTCAATAGGGAAGCACCTGCCATTGTAATTGTCCTCAGCATAGACAGAATATATTAAGCCCAGggtaaaatgtgaaatgaaagtcAGTCACATAACAATGGAGCTTTAGTATTAAGCGTACTTCATGTAAAATGGTACAgtgtaaatgtcttttttttaatgtagcaCCGTGAAAAGTAGAGAATAGACTTTTAATAATGACAATGATTCCGAAGGATTTAGGTAAAACAATTTTGCGGCGAACTCATATTGTAATGCCCCTGAGACTTTGACGCTCGTATAACAGCGTtgtgctctttgtgtgtctgtgcgtgtggtgtgtgtcGCATGTGTGCTCAGCAGACCTGAGTGCAGACCCAGGTTCAGCAGAGGAACGTATCAGCCAGCAGACGTCAGACCTGGAGAAAAGACTCAGCATGTTGTCTCAGTGCAGCCTGGCCAGCAACAGCAGCACAGGTATATTGTTCTCTGAGCTTCACCTCACAGTATATGTGACTGACCAACATGTTACTCTGTATGAACTCTCTCATTAATCTGGGCCAGATCTCTGGGCCCTCAGATGTTGATGCACTTTTCAATAAATCACTATTTAATATTCTGTTCACACAAAGCCTTAATCACTGGTTTATGTGATAATTATCTGAGTATATAAGAAAAACGTGTGAAGTCAGAGGCCAGTTAATTACATCTGGAGCCCAGAGAGGTTGGAAAATATATAACTTTATGTCTTCACTGCATCTAAACACCCGAAGACAACCCTACCTGTAGAGAAGAAAAACAGtcatttaaaaactaatttgacAGGGTCATAAATCTTTGCATTCAGAACCAAATGAATTACatgatttatataataataacagtatattattgaatttttacagctgtttagCATTCTGGTCAGTTtattcaatgtgtgtgtctcatcaAATAATCATCACCTCCCTGGTATCCAACAAGTTTCTCGCACTCTTCAGCCTCAACATACAGCTGCAGCACATCCGTTGCCGGGGACGACCACAGCAgcatctccagctcctcctccagccaatCGGACACGAGCTACGGGAGCAGACTTTCATTCTGGGTGGAGCCGTTAGCCAGACTGCACCTGTCCACCGAGACCGTGTCAAGCTCCTCCACCCTGAAAGCGCTGGCCAGTGCAGATGATCGGCTTTACGCTGCTGTGATGGGAGGCTCTGGGACTCGCCCCTCCTTGGCCCAGCTCCACCCTCGTGGTCTCCATGACAGCGGGCGGCAGAGCTCATTGGACAGTGGCATTGGGATAGCGACGGGCAGTCAGTCGTCTTACTCAGGGAGCTGCTCCTCGTGTACGGGGAGTCTGGACGCGGCCAGtcaaggaggaggggaggagattGACTCTGTGGCTAGCCAACCTGCTACATCTtcacctccctctgctcctccttcctctcctccacctccttcttcaCCTTTTCAGCCCACACTCACCCACGACCACAGTGCTGCTAACtgcccctgctcctcctgctctttccCCTCCAGGTCAAGCTCACGTGCATCTAGTAGGCACAGTGAGGAGTACCAGATCCCCGGCCTGCTCAGACAGCGCTACGACACCCCCAGGAGTCTCCTCCACACCCTGCACCTGAGGGAACCCCCGGCCCAGGGAGCTCCACCTGAGCTGGGCAGGGACAGCAGGAGCAGTGGAGATAGAGGGGGAAGTCAGGGGATGAGTAGCAGCAGCATCTCAGGACCGAGCTCGAGGCCTCAGAGTCAGGCCGCGCTGCAGCACTCACACTCCTGGGGCAGTGAGAGGGCGCCCTCTGTGGACAGTGCGGGCAGGTCCACACACAGACCCCTGTTCGCACTCGGAGGCCTGCCTTGTGAGGAAACACAGGTAATGCCAGGTCACACTATTTCAGTTCCTCAATAAATCACGCAAACAGTCGACCGaccataataataacataaaataataataagttgtatttatacagcacataGGAACCAATAGGGATGTTGACATAATCAATAGTCCTCTCTATATGGAGCCCATCACAAGTTCAGACAACCAGCTCAGTAAAACCTCATTTATCAAATATGGCTTTAAGGGGATCAGTATGGTGGTGAGCAGTGTCACCTCACtgcaagaaggttcctggtttgaatccgagGAGTtggcatgttctccctgtgtctgcctgcagcttcctcccacagtccaaggACATGCAGATGGGGTTAGGAGACTCTAAATTTTCCTGTTTGGATGTGAGTgcggttgtttgtctctgtatgttggttTATCCCGCCTGTAGCCCGATGTCAGCTGACATTCGCTCCAGCTTTCCCCGCGACCCTTCAAAGGATAAGCATTATGGATTATGGATAATTATCATTTCAAGAGCGATAATTGTTTCATGGCGTGGGCGCCCAAAGAGAGCCCTCTTGGTCCTCATTTTAAATTGGCTACCAAATCCGAGGATGAGGACCATAGGTTGCATCCGTGCATGTGTGGTGTCAGAGGATCAACAATGTGCTTGGGTGTGAGTCCAGATCAGGCCATAAAGGTTATTACGAGTATCTTAAAATCAGTTCTTAAGTTTACAGTGAGCCAGTGAAGTGATTCTAAAATCTGGGTGATCTGCTCGCTCTTTGTTGTTAAGCAGCAGCTAAGTAGAGCAGCACATCAGAGAGAGCATCGCCACATATAGAGTGTCTTCTGAGTCCTCTATTAATCTGATACGCCCATGTTTACACAGCCTCAATTAATAGGACCAGAGAAAACAAGCTTTTATATTTCCAGAGTCTAAGCGCCCCGAGGAGATATGGTTAATTACATTGTGATTaagtaaaaaacacatttttcctctgtatttatgatttatgaaaTAGATCATGTAATTGAAGCTCAGCGCTGAGGAGAAATCCTCTGACTTCACATTTCCATGCTAatatttgcatcaatgaaaCAAAGGGCTTGCAAATCATCACACTAATCACTTCTTGCAACTCTTGGGTGGTTTTCCACTGATGCTAATCTCTCTTTAATGTGTCTGCTTGCATTTATTAAGCCCACAGTGGCATATTATGTATTATTGTGCTTAGAAAGAGAAACTTATGTAAATGTTCATGTGCTAATTCTCCAGGATGAACTCCTCAGTAGATTTGAGGTTTGGATCGTGTGGAAGAGGAAACAGGCAGAGTTAGAACAAGTGATATCGCTGAACAGAGTTATCTCCTGCTGTCAAAGACATTTTACTGCATTGAGTCAATGGGCCTCAGTGAGACTGTATATTCTATAATCTGTGAGTAAGACCTCTGTCTTTCTTGGGGAGAGCTTCTACATTTTTACAGTAAAtcattttttggtttgtttgttagttagttagcaggattatgcaaaaaaaaggcttaactGAGAAATTCTGTAGCTGGCCGGGGCATGACATAATAATCTTATCTTAATCCTCTTTGTACCTTTAGGGAAAAAACAGACCATCTCCCTCCATCGGCCTCTCTAAACGTCAGACCCATCTCTTTCAGCTTGGCCATCACAGATTACTGCCATGTTGTTTTGGGCCAACCATGTGTTTTTCAGGTTGCTCACACCTTTGATGTGTCGAACATGTTTCGGACATTACACGTCCCCAGTCAGATCTTTGCTTTGGGCATTAGCAGACTTCCTGCTGGTGGCTTTTATCCGAGGTGTTCATGCTGTCAGTTGATTTATACCTCACAGGGATCAATTCCAGTTTGTAAAATgttcttaaagggactcttacctttgttgcatttttacactttttttggataaggttaaattggtattaataaggtaatgacactctaaaatgcaagacagacccaccaggagtaaaaacaaacaattatttcactctcataatatttagtgaaaacttcaaccaataaaattcttcggaccgaaggaccttattggccgacagacctgtctgtttgctgcatggacatgcaggttttccgtctgcttcttgtggcgcattcgggcccgtcatcatatgtgaatgtaaatgtatataacttaccggtgcttctgaatccgaatccattgctttggtaaacaaaaactcacgtgcgtgcgcggaggcagtaggttaagtctgcttgtaaataaagtttcttcaaaaaaacaccgcggatgggaacgagggggtggggcattggaggaaggcgggatgatttgaatgtgctgtaattctcaaatgcaacaaaggtaagagtccctttaaagagaCCTTCATCAGGGAACATGTTTGACTAAAGGGAATCTCAAAGTCTATAGTGACATCAAATAGAACAGTCTCTCTTGCATCACATGTGAAATACAGCTCAATATTTTAGCCTGTATGTTCCACATACAAAGGAAGCTTCACGGAAAACAATGATGTATAATAAAACAGAGGATTAATCAAAACTGAAAGGAgttgacaattacatttttttataaaaactatCCAGATGTTTCAACATACTGTACACAATTTGAACAATATATAAGATATACCTTCCAACACAACAGCACATATTATTTTAGAGTTTGTAATATGTGCTTTTTGTTGATAACTTTACAAA
The sequence above is a segment of the Limanda limanda chromosome 2, fLimLim1.1, whole genome shotgun sequence genome. Coding sequences within it:
- the dok7b gene encoding protein Dok-7 translates to MTDTVVAEGQVKFRDGKKWKTRWVVLRKPSPVADCLSLLVYKEKKKRKGSGHKERLNVTLEGICGVEPGPGYDGVTYTLTILCLAKALVLGFNSKDALLAWDAHVRYSLGEVHRFSVNVEPGTKLESGPAALHLCNNLLVLTRGLPPAVIGQWTLSALRRYGAVPNGFVFEGGTRCGYWAGVFFLSCSEGEQISFLFDCIVRGVTPSRAPHGLRPSLPDLSADPGSAEERISQQTSDLEKRLSMLSQCSLASNSSTASTYSCSTSVAGDDHSSISSSSSSQSDTSYGSRLSFWVEPLARLHLSTETVSSSSTLKALASADDRLYAAVMGGSGTRPSLAQLHPRGLHDSGRQSSLDSGIGIATGSQSSYSGSCSSCTGSLDAASQGGGEEIDSVASQPATSSPPSAPPSSPPPPSSPFQPTLTHDHSAANCPCSSCSFPSRSSSRASSRHSEEYQIPGLLRQRYDTPRSLLHTLHLREPPAQGAPPELGRDSRSSGDRGGSQGMSSSSISGPSSRPQSQAALQHSHSWGSERAPSVDSAGRSTHRPLFALGGLPCEETQCSADNYITPEQWRSARNRCLTQAANPPPSVASPADAHLYVREECDDSADVALKKPAALPTPSAPPPPASACGMFRSPCGASPSGTLEAGLHIDRNINYVNIPISLLLAKTTREQLHSELDLQESSSAPVSSLHRGVREEGSLRYAHLDIAAMGTARRVGAEHDQGKEDTLTQQENRRRGHRTECND